The Leptolyngbya sp. CCY15150 genome window below encodes:
- a CDS encoding element excision factor XisH family protein, giving the protein MSARDRYHDWVKETLTLDGWVISHDPLSIAIGKISVQIDLGLESLIGAEKGARKIAVEIKSFSNVSQITDFYAALGQYLCYKVALAERQPDRILYLAIPDLVYNLFFVEELIQKVLQAYPVKLLVYNLSNKEIQSWID; this is encoded by the coding sequence ATGTCCGCGAGAGATCGATATCATGACTGGGTTAAAGAAACTTTAACTTTGGATGGGTGGGTGATTTCTCATGATCCACTCTCAATTGCGATTGGAAAAATTAGTGTCCAGATCGATCTAGGTTTAGAAAGTCTCATCGGAGCAGAAAAAGGAGCAAGAAAGATAGCTGTTGAAATTAAAAGCTTCAGTAATGTCTCTCAGATTACTGACTTCTATGCGGCTCTAGGACAATATCTTTGCTACAAAGTCGCTTTGGCAGAAAGACAGCCCGATCGCATCCTCTATTTAGCTATCCCCGATCTTGTGTACAACCTCTTTTTTGTCGAAGAGTTAATTCAAAAAGTTCTGCAAGCCTACCCCGTAAAGTTACTTGTGTACAACCTTTCAAATAAGGAGATTCAATCATGGATAGACTAG
- a CDS encoding XisI protein encodes MDRLEHYRQSIRKFLDKYVDIWREKDVETQLIIDLERDHYLLLRVGWEGDKRINHIVFHFDIKDGKIWVQENNTDIELDKDLEEMGISKKEIVVGFHHPLMREHSGYATA; translated from the coding sequence ATGGATAGACTAGAACACTACCGCCAAAGTATTCGTAAGTTTTTAGACAAATATGTTGATATCTGGCGAGAGAAAGATGTTGAAACTCAACTCATCATTGATTTGGAGCGAGATCATTACCTACTGCTTCGAGTTGGCTGGGAAGGAGACAAACGCATCAATCATATAGTCTTTCACTTTGATATCAAAGACGGCAAGATCTGGGTTCAAGAAAATAATACCGATATTGAACTTGACAAAGACCTTGAAGAAATGGGGATCTCCAAAAAAGAAATCGTAGTTGGGTTTCATCATCCTTTAATGCGTGAACATTCTGGCTACGCCACCGCCTAA
- a CDS encoding XisI protein has translation MAQLTQYRQIIQNILTEYRDWAAGSNKIGVQECIAFDEERDHYFWFSVGWDGKQRAFGVRVYLRIENDKIWIEEDWTEQSIAHDLFETGIPAEDIVLGFHHSSKCPLTEFATA, from the coding sequence ATGGCTCAATTAACTCAGTATCGCCAAATCATCCAAAACATTCTGACCGAGTATCGAGATTGGGCAGCAGGTTCAAACAAAATTGGCGTGCAAGAATGCATTGCGTTTGACGAAGAACGCGATCATTACTTCTGGTTCAGTGTTGGTTGGGATGGTAAACAGCGGGCTTTTGGGGTGAGGGTCTATCTGCGCATAGAGAACGACAAAATTTGGATCGAAGAAGACTGGACTGAGCAGAGCATTGCCCACGATCTATTCGAGACTGGAATCCCTGCTGAAGACATTGTTTTGGGTTTCCATCATTCCAGTAAATGCCCCCTCACTGAATTTGCAACAGCGTGA
- a CDS encoding DUF2281 domain-containing protein yields the protein MQHVDITEAKAQIEDLLQSALNGEEIIITQNQQPILKLIQFLQPTQRRQRGSAKGQVWMAPDFDEPLEGFKDYME from the coding sequence ATGCAGCACGTTGACATTACCGAAGCTAAAGCCCAAATCGAGGATTTATTACAATCTGCCCTCAACGGCGAGGAAATTATCATTACTCAAAATCAGCAGCCGATTCTAAAATTAATCCAGTTTTTACAACCCACCCAACGACGGCAACGAGGCAGTGCCAAAGGACAAGTTTGGATGGCTCCAGATTTTGATGAGCCGCTTGAAGGCTTTAAAGATTACATGGAATGA
- a CDS encoding CRR6 family NdhI maturation factor — protein MTLTISLQAEHIHTLNLSPATKVLSTLKVQEAIAQAGQAIQFDLDYPREPDDPRELSEIPEVRLWFLRLDAEYPWLPLWLDWGTELSRYTAMLVPHQFSRTEGIQYNPEALELFVMGKTFTLLHWLRQNGIDGRTKIKAMLLTLGYDLDDAFFDLVGTA, from the coding sequence ATGACTCTTACCATTTCCCTTCAGGCTGAGCATATCCACACCCTCAACCTCTCGCCCGCCACCAAGGTGTTGTCTACCCTCAAGGTTCAAGAAGCGATCGCTCAAGCTGGGCAAGCGATTCAGTTTGACCTAGACTATCCCCGCGAACCCGACGACCCCCGTGAACTTTCCGAAATTCCTGAGGTGCGCCTCTGGTTTCTGCGGCTGGATGCCGAATATCCTTGGCTACCCTTGTGGCTAGATTGGGGCACGGAGCTGAGCCGCTATACCGCCATGCTGGTGCCCCATCAATTCAGCCGTACGGAGGGCATTCAGTACAACCCTGAGGCGCTGGAGCTGTTTGTCATGGGCAAGACGTTCACCTTGCTGCACTGGCTGCGTCAGAATGGTATCGACGGACGCACCAAAATTAAGGCCATGCTGCTCACCCTCGGGTATGACCTCGATGATGCCTTTTTTGACCTCGTGGGAACCGCCTAG
- a CDS encoding anti-sigma regulatory factor: MRTELHIPSDLRFLNIVESWLLGALEVELGDRVDWPRQSNRLRLVLVEAYSNVVRHAHKNQPNLPVLIRLELKGQDISMEIWDHGQGFDLSTYLPPMPEEKQDGGYGWLILNRLMDRVEYRLQVNGRNCLSLEATLPTGESESPS, from the coding sequence ATGAGAACTGAGCTGCATATCCCTAGTGACTTACGATTTTTGAATATTGTGGAAAGCTGGTTGCTGGGCGCGCTGGAGGTGGAACTGGGCGATCGCGTAGATTGGCCGCGCCAGTCCAATCGCCTGCGCCTCGTGTTGGTGGAGGCTTACTCCAATGTGGTGCGCCATGCCCACAAAAACCAGCCCAATTTGCCGGTGCTGATCCGATTGGAGCTGAAGGGACAAGATATTTCCATGGAAATCTGGGATCATGGACAAGGCTTCGACCTATCCACCTACTTGCCTCCCATGCCGGAGGAAAAACAAGACGGGGGCTATGGTTGGCTGATTTTGAACCGCTTAATGGATCGGGTGGAGTATCGCCTACAGGTGAATGGACGCAACTGTTTATCCCTGGAAGCAACACTGCCCACGGGCGAGTCCGAAAGCCCAAGCTGA
- a CDS encoding SpoIIE family protein phosphatase codes for MVQVEHLKPRLMVVDDETDNLALLYRTFRRDFEVFKAESAFEAMDLLDREGEMAVIISDQQMPRLSGIEFLSRTVDLFPDTIRIVLTGYTDAQDLVDAINSGKVFKYITKPWDAAELRALVNQAAETYSAIKQRTCDLTRALRRESLFNAVTSAIRESLDYDSMLRTIVETIGNTFGADACMLYPVEQVEFGEAGSVNLPLATKAEADFVLANSTRWVNADSPSDRASLPPVDPEVLMGSVGDRSVKIAQTQQQDQPYVQLVIPLTCKQEIPAVLVLYKQTTSASWLKDDIELVKGVAEQAALAISQAKLYQRIQKQSEQMQGELAVARQIQGNLLRQSLPDIDNVKIQAYCYPAREVGGDFFEVYLHPQGDIWLAVGDVSGKGVPAALFMASALSVLRRELAQEAPPPPNIVMQNLNSSLLDNLVSSNCFITMVLASFSPDTKRLVYANAGHIYPLVWSSYHREDNGEKTGNPALEPTYLKQRGVPLGILPRWTAAAGELQLQSGDVLLLASDGVTEASIANVEPGSGYAPTSRSMLRQAGLWQLLIQDHSSLDLTHILSRIQAHSETQEDDQTMLSLEVL; via the coding sequence ATGGTTCAGGTTGAACATCTAAAGCCCAGACTTATGGTGGTGGACGATGAAACCGACAATTTAGCTTTGTTATATCGCACCTTTCGGCGAGACTTTGAGGTGTTTAAGGCAGAGAGTGCCTTTGAGGCCATGGATCTGTTGGATCGCGAAGGGGAGATGGCCGTCATCATCTCCGACCAACAAATGCCAAGGCTGTCGGGGATTGAGTTTTTGAGCCGAACGGTGGACTTGTTTCCCGATACGATTCGTATCGTCTTAACGGGCTACACCGATGCTCAGGATCTCGTCGATGCTATCAACAGTGGCAAGGTCTTCAAATACATCACCAAGCCATGGGATGCAGCCGAACTCAGAGCCTTGGTGAATCAAGCGGCGGAAACCTACAGCGCCATCAAGCAGCGCACCTGCGACTTGACCCGGGCCCTGCGGCGAGAGTCGCTATTCAACGCCGTGACCAGCGCCATTCGCGAGTCCTTGGACTACGACAGCATGTTGCGCACCATTGTGGAAACCATTGGCAACACCTTTGGAGCAGATGCCTGCATGTTGTACCCCGTCGAACAGGTGGAGTTTGGAGAGGCAGGATCGGTGAACCTACCCCTGGCCACCAAGGCTGAGGCGGATTTTGTGCTGGCCAATAGTACCCGCTGGGTCAACGCCGACTCGCCCAGCGATCGCGCCTCCCTCCCCCCGGTCGATCCAGAGGTATTGATGGGCAGTGTGGGCGATCGCTCCGTGAAAATTGCCCAAACCCAGCAGCAGGATCAGCCCTACGTCCAGCTTGTGATTCCCCTCACCTGCAAGCAAGAAATCCCGGCGGTGCTGGTGCTCTATAAGCAAACCACCAGTGCCTCTTGGCTCAAAGACGATATCGAGCTGGTGAAAGGCGTTGCCGAACAGGCCGCCCTAGCCATTTCCCAAGCCAAGCTCTATCAACGCATCCAAAAGCAAAGCGAACAAATGCAGGGCGAATTGGCCGTAGCCCGGCAGATTCAAGGCAATCTGCTGCGCCAGAGCCTGCCTGATATCGACAATGTCAAAATTCAGGCCTACTGCTACCCCGCCCGCGAGGTGGGGGGCGACTTTTTTGAAGTCTACCTGCATCCCCAAGGAGACATCTGGTTAGCCGTGGGTGACGTATCTGGTAAAGGAGTGCCCGCTGCCTTGTTTATGGCCAGCGCCCTATCGGTGCTGCGCCGAGAGCTAGCCCAAGAAGCGCCACCGCCCCCCAATATCGTCATGCAAAACCTCAACAGTAGCTTGCTTGACAACCTCGTTAGCAGCAATTGCTTTATTACCATGGTGCTTGCTAGTTTTTCCCCCGACACCAAACGCTTGGTCTATGCCAATGCGGGGCATATCTATCCCCTCGTGTGGTCGTCCTACCACCGGGAAGATAACGGTGAGAAAACCGGCAACCCGGCCCTCGAACCCACCTACCTCAAACAGCGCGGTGTGCCCCTCGGGATCTTGCCGCGATGGACAGCAGCGGCGGGCGAGTTGCAGCTACAGTCTGGAGATGTGCTGCTCTTGGCCAGCGATGGCGTCACCGAAGCCAGCATCGCCAATGTGGAACCCGGCAGCGGTTATGCCCCCACCAGCCGTTCTATGCTGCGGCAGGCGGGGCTATGGCAACTGTTGATTCAAGACCATAGCAGCCTCGACCTAACCCATATCCTGTCTCGGATTCAGGCTCATAGCGAGACCCAAGAAGATGATCAAACCATGCTCTCCCTGGAGGTGTTGTAG
- a CDS encoding SH3 domain-containing protein, with protein sequence MKRMGYAIALGLALATMGNVGTGQAADRTLQKPTLAPGGAGGAIAQRVGTCRTTVAQIAVYEQPNTISTVVGTIPAEGVMMLGDGRGEGWIQILEPQVGWVDTRFLIGDDSTPCPPGFSYTEPAANFPAPMPAPGAAASTPAPGTTRCQVVPPLGLIVRNQPVISERTYVATIPTGAQDFEFADMTRTTVTPEGRRTWIYITAPYEGWISTGFVGSGSNLVGVSCP encoded by the coding sequence ATGAAACGAATGGGATACGCGATCGCTTTGGGGCTAGCTCTAGCGACGATGGGTAATGTTGGGACAGGACAGGCGGCAGATAGAACTCTCCAAAAGCCAACCTTGGCTCCTGGGGGGGCTGGGGGAGCGATCGCTCAACGGGTGGGCACCTGCCGCACCACCGTGGCGCAAATTGCCGTATATGAACAGCCTAATACGATCAGTACCGTGGTCGGCACCATTCCAGCGGAAGGTGTGATGATGCTAGGAGATGGGCGCGGTGAGGGCTGGATCCAAATCCTAGAGCCCCAAGTGGGCTGGGTTGACACGCGATTTTTGATTGGGGATGACAGCACGCCCTGTCCGCCAGGCTTTAGCTATACGGAACCCGCAGCCAACTTTCCCGCGCCTATGCCCGCTCCGGGGGCTGCTGCGTCTACGCCTGCGCCCGGTACCACCCGTTGTCAAGTGGTGCCCCCTCTGGGTCTGATCGTACGCAACCAGCCGGTGATTTCTGAACGCACCTATGTGGCAACAATTCCCACAGGAGCCCAGGATTTTGAGTTTGCGGACATGACCCGGACAACCGTGACGCCGGAAGGACGGCGCACCTGGATTTACATCACAGCTCCCTATGAAGGATGGATTTCCACCGGTTTTGTGGGTAGTGGCTCCAATCTTGTTGGGGTGAGTTGCCCATAG
- the tpiA gene encoding triose-phosphate isomerase — protein MRKIVIAGNWKMYKTQAEALEFLLGFTTLVNEAPDEREIVLCGPFTALGTLSKNLHGSRIRIGAQNIHWEESGAYTGEISGPMLTEYSIRYVVVGHSERRQYFGETDETVNLRLKAAQRHGLTPILCVGETKEQRDAGETESLIMMQLEKDLVGVDQTQLVIAYEPIWAIGTGETCESSEANRVIGLIRSQLTHADVPIQYGGSVKPGNIDEIMAQPEIDGALVGGASLEPESFARIVNYVA, from the coding sequence GTGCGAAAGATTGTCATTGCTGGTAACTGGAAAATGTACAAAACCCAGGCAGAAGCCCTAGAGTTTCTCCTCGGGTTTACCACCCTGGTGAATGAAGCGCCAGACGAACGAGAGATCGTCCTTTGTGGGCCGTTCACCGCCCTAGGCACCCTCTCCAAAAATTTACACGGCAGCCGCATTCGCATTGGCGCACAGAATATTCACTGGGAAGAATCGGGTGCCTACACGGGAGAAATCTCCGGGCCGATGCTGACCGAATATAGCATTCGCTATGTCGTCGTTGGGCATAGTGAACGACGGCAGTATTTTGGCGAAACCGATGAAACCGTCAACCTCCGCCTAAAAGCAGCCCAGCGCCACGGTTTAACGCCGATCCTCTGTGTGGGAGAAACCAAGGAGCAGCGTGATGCTGGGGAAACAGAATCCCTGATCATGATGCAGTTGGAAAAAGACTTGGTTGGCGTCGATCAAACCCAGTTGGTGATTGCCTACGAACCCATTTGGGCGATCGGCACCGGCGAGACCTGCGAATCCAGCGAAGCCAACCGAGTGATTGGCCTGATTCGTAGCCAACTCACCCATGCCGACGTGCCGATTCAGTATGGCGGATCGGTGAAGCCGGGTAATATCGATGAAATTATGGCCCAGCCCGAGATTGATGGCGCGCTGGTGGGCGGAGCTAGCCTAGAGCCCGAAAGCTTTGCCCGCATCGTCAACTACGTCGCCTAA
- a CDS encoding polyribonucleotide nucleotidyltransferase, giving the protein MREEIDKLISIDGRDIRLKMGLLAPQAGGSVLVESEQTSVLVTATRSSGREGIDFLPLLVDYEERLYAAGRIPGGFLRREGRPPEKATLICRLIDRPMRPLFPQWLRDDIQVVATTLSMDERVPPDVLAVTAASLATLIAQIPFNGPMAAVRVGLVGDDFIINPTYQEIEMGDLDLVVAGSPDGVIMVEAGANQLPEQDIIEAIDFGYEVVRDLIQAQLDIIKELGIEVVTLAEPVADETLATFVSEQSADAIKTILAHFEYDKSARDAALDEVKDKVAQAISELPDDHAIQVAIASDGKALGKAFKSLTKTLMRRQIVDDKVRVDGRKLDEVRPIQCRTGLLPSRVHGSGLFQRGLTQVMSIVTLGTPGDAQEMDDLHPDGKKRYLHHYNFPPYSVGETRPMRSPGRREIGHGALAERALIPVLPPKEEFPYVIRVVSEVLSSNGSTSMGSVCGSTLGLMDAGVPITKPVSGAAMGLIKEGDEIRILTDIQGIEDFLGDMDFKVAGTDTGITALQMDMKITGLPISVIADAIHQAKPARMHILEKMLATIDQPRAELSPFAPRLLTIKIDPDLIGLVIGPGGKTIKGITEQTGAKVDIEDDGTITISALEGSNAEQARGIIEGMTRKLSAGDVYVGRVTRIIPIGAFVEILPGKEGMIHISQLADYRVGKVEDEVAIGDEVIVKVREIDSRGRINLTRLNIHPDEAAAARAAAD; this is encoded by the coding sequence ATGCGAGAGGAAATTGATAAGTTAATATCCATCGACGGTCGGGATATTAGACTTAAGATGGGGTTGCTAGCACCCCAAGCCGGCGGTTCCGTTTTGGTCGAGTCAGAACAAACCTCCGTCCTAGTCACGGCAACCCGCTCCTCAGGCCGTGAAGGAATCGACTTTTTGCCCCTCCTGGTGGATTACGAAGAAAGGCTTTATGCCGCTGGGCGCATCCCTGGCGGTTTTCTGCGTCGTGAGGGTCGCCCACCGGAAAAAGCAACGTTGATTTGCCGCTTGATCGATCGTCCCATGCGGCCGCTCTTTCCCCAGTGGCTCCGGGATGACATCCAGGTGGTAGCCACCACCCTATCCATGGATGAACGGGTTCCCCCCGATGTCTTGGCGGTGACGGCGGCATCCTTAGCCACTCTGATTGCACAAATTCCCTTCAATGGGCCGATGGCTGCCGTGCGGGTCGGGCTAGTCGGCGATGATTTTATTATTAATCCCACCTATCAAGAAATTGAGATGGGAGATCTAGATTTGGTGGTCGCCGGATCCCCCGATGGCGTGATTATGGTGGAAGCTGGGGCAAACCAATTGCCCGAGCAAGACATCATTGAAGCCATCGACTTCGGCTATGAAGTGGTGCGCGATTTGATCCAGGCCCAGCTCGACATCATCAAAGAATTGGGCATCGAGGTGGTCACCCTCGCAGAACCAGTTGCCGATGAAACCTTAGCAACCTTCGTCAGTGAGCAGTCTGCGGACGCCATCAAGACCATCTTGGCGCACTTCGAGTATGACAAGAGCGCTCGGGATGCGGCCTTAGATGAAGTGAAGGACAAGGTGGCCCAAGCCATTAGCGAACTTCCTGACGATCATGCCATTCAGGTGGCGATCGCTTCGGATGGTAAAGCTCTGGGTAAGGCCTTCAAATCCCTCACCAAAACCCTCATGCGTCGCCAAATCGTTGACGATAAGGTGCGGGTGGATGGACGGAAACTCGATGAAGTTCGTCCGATCCAATGTCGGACAGGGCTCTTGCCATCGCGGGTGCATGGCAGCGGTCTCTTCCAGCGCGGGCTCACCCAGGTGATGTCTATTGTCACCCTAGGAACGCCCGGCGACGCCCAGGAAATGGACGATCTCCATCCCGATGGCAAGAAGCGCTACCTGCACCACTACAACTTCCCCCCCTACTCCGTGGGTGAAACCCGGCCGATGCGATCGCCCGGACGGCGGGAAATTGGTCACGGTGCCTTGGCAGAACGGGCCCTGATTCCCGTCCTTCCCCCCAAAGAAGAGTTTCCCTACGTGATTCGGGTCGTCTCGGAAGTGCTGTCCTCCAACGGTTCCACCTCCATGGGTTCCGTTTGTGGATCGACTCTAGGCTTAATGGATGCTGGTGTACCGATTACCAAGCCCGTGAGTGGTGCAGCCATGGGCTTGATTAAGGAAGGCGATGAAATTCGCATCCTCACCGACATCCAAGGCATTGAAGACTTCCTCGGCGATATGGACTTCAAGGTAGCTGGTACCGATACCGGCATCACTGCCCTGCAGATGGACATGAAAATCACCGGTCTACCGATTTCGGTGATTGCCGATGCCATCCACCAGGCTAAGCCAGCTCGGATGCACATCCTAGAAAAGATGCTGGCTACCATTGATCAGCCTCGCGCTGAGCTATCGCCCTTTGCGCCACGCTTGCTGACCATCAAGATCGATCCTGACCTAATTGGCTTGGTGATTGGTCCCGGTGGGAAAACCATCAAGGGGATCACCGAACAAACCGGTGCCAAGGTAGACATCGAAGACGACGGTACCATCACCATCTCCGCCCTAGAAGGCAGCAATGCCGAACAGGCTCGCGGCATCATCGAAGGCATGACTCGCAAGCTATCGGCGGGCGATGTCTATGTGGGTCGCGTGACGCGGATTATCCCCATTGGCGCATTTGTGGAAATCCTGCCCGGCAAAGAAGGCATGATCCACATTTCCCAACTCGCCGACTACCGAGTGGGCAAGGTTGAGGATGAAGTTGCCATTGGTGATGAGGTGATCGTCAAGGTACGGGAAATTGATAGTCGCGGTCGGATTAACTTAACGCGTCTTAACATTCATCCCGACGAAGCCGCTGCGGCTCGGGCTGCTGCCGACTAG